The sequence TGCACAACGCCTGCGCCAACTGCAGCGCGCGCATCGCGGAGAGGCTCCTGCTGCGCGGCGCCCGCGCCGACGTGGAGAACTGCGCCGGGTACACGCCCATGGACTGCCTGCTGCAGGTGGGGGGGgacgtgggggtgggggggggaggagctttGTTTCTATAAGTGGGAGGAGCTTTGTTTCTATAAGTAGGAGGAGCTTTTTTCTGGATGTGGGTACTAAGGAGTAAGTGGGAGGAGCTTTGTGTTTCGATGGGGGAAGGGAGGAGTTAGTGGGAGGAGCTTTGTGTTTCGATGGGGGAAGGGAGGAGTTAGTGGGAGGAGCTTTGTGTTTCGATGGGGGAAGGGAGGAGTTAGTGGGAGGAGCTTTGTGTTTCGATGGGGGAAGGGAGGAGTTAGTGGGAGGAGCTTTGTGTTTCGATGGGGGAAGGGAGGAGTTAGTGGGAGGAGCTTTGTGTTTCGATGGGGGAAGGGAGGAGTAAGTGGGAGGAGCTTTGTGTTTCTCGATGTGGCTACCGAGGAGTAGTAGTTATTGTTAATTCAAATTGAGGGTCATTATATTTAAGTATATGACGATGAAAAGTATGGTACCGGACTTCAACCATTTCGCCTTTCTTTGAAATGGTTTCAGACCTGGTTCTGTTTATTTTTACGGCACAGCTTCTCCTCGTAACTCACTTAGACTTTAAAACGATCTATATTAAAAGACagctttatatgtgtgtgtattatgacCCGTCTAAGTCGACGCAGGATCATACTGTTGTCCATCTCCCCGTCAGGTGGTGGAGGACTACCCAGGGCAGCAGCCTGAAGTCatcgctcgctctctcctcaACCACGGAGCAAAGCTCGCTTCACCCAAGGTCGGGCCcagcatgaatgaatgaatggacgatgaacgaatgaatgaatggacgaATGAGGTTTGGCCCTgcattaatgaatgaatggatgaatgaatggacgaatgaacgaatgaatgattGAATTAATGACTGaacggatgaatgaatgaatgaatgaatggacgaAGGAATGGACGAATGAACATGTTAGCTGGAATCAGAATTTAGTATAGAATCTGCATATAGAATGATCCCAAAAGAAATccaaaaaatatttgtatataatatttaGAGATAGCAATTTCTGCCCAACAAAGCAGGTTTTGACTTTCAGGGGTTTGTGTACGATGCCATTACACacaccacagagagacaaacatttCTCCTGTGTTAAAAGGTCCTGAAGTATTGTTTACTGTCCCCTGCCACGCTGGAAGTCCTGCTGAACACCTACACCATCATCCCTCCCTGTGGGTGGATGGAGGCTCTGTCCAGCGACGTGTACAAGGTGAACCTCAGCCCCCATCACCGCAGATGAACTCCCACTTCCTCCTCAATAACAAGAACTCTAGAGGCGAACTCTAGAGGCGAACTGTAGAGTTGAAAGTGTGGTGCCCTTACAATAGCGAAGCCTGTTGTGTTCCTTGTTGCGTGCATTTGTTTTCTTCTCAACAGTGGCTgtagagtgggggagggggtatcACTGTGTTGCactgcttgtgtgttttttgtaagtgtgtgtcctTAAATAGCTCTTGCTGGTTTGCACTGTAAGATGAGGACTAGTGCTCACTGCTCAGTGCTTATAAAACGACATTTATCCCAGACAGGCAATGAGGGTCTCGACCACAGTAGAAGGTATAGGgtcaaataaataagaataaaatacatttaattcaTCCCGTCTCTCTCCACACCCCTCTCCCCTACATCTGTCTCCTCCCGtcccctacctccacccccctgcccccctcacccctacctccacccccctcacctccacccccctcacctccaccctcacctccacccccctcacccctacctccaccctccacccccctacctccacccccctcacctccacccccctccctcctctcccctcccctccacccccctcactcctctcccctcccctccacccccctcccctccacccccctccctcctctcccctcccctccacccccctcactcctctcccctcccctccacccccctcacccctcacctcccctccctcctctcccctcacctccacccccctcacctccacccccctccctcctctcccctcccctccacccccctcactcctctcccctcccctccacccccctcccctcccctccacccccctcacccctcacctcccctccctcacctccacccccctcggTCCAGGAGCACCAGGCCTTCTTCGACCGGGTGCGTCTGCTGAGCGGACAGCCGCGGTCCCTGCAGCACCTGTGTCGCGGCGTCGTGCGGAGCTACCTGGGCGCCGCCTGTCACTCGGCCGTCGGCAGGCTGCCCGTCCCCGGCGCCCTCAAGGACTACCTCCTGCTGTGCAACGACGGCACGCTCCGGTGACCGCGGCCTGGAGGTCGGGGGTCACGGAGGAGGGAATGGACATTGAGGAGTAGTGCAGCTGATTGtgtcaaaaaaaaacaacattgtatataaatatatatattcttattgTTTCCAtgtcttgtttgttttctgCTGGCTATATGGAAGGGTGGACGGACGATATGCGTGGAGGTCGTAGGTCACGGAGGCGGTGATGGAGATTGAGGAGTGTAGCTGGTGGTGTAAAATTTTAAAAACTCATTgtgtaaaaatatattatattcttCTTATGtccatgttttgtttgttttctgatGGCTGTATGGGTGGACCGACGTTTAAAACAGGTTACTTTTGCTTGGTATCAGAAAAGCTATATATATaggccctatatatatatatatacagtatatatattttatccaaaatgtatacatgtttatatatttatatacgtaTACACTGCAGCCtatataaaattgcataattaCAAGTGTGTTTGTCACACGCTTTtagaaataaattaataaaataggaATATATATTATGATGGCTGCACGCTACATTTATAAAACAACCACAGAATTGATGAACTCTGTGAAATGACAGGTTCAAACCGATAGCATGTCAGTTTGAATGCAATCCTTCACAATTGAAAAAGGTTAACCCGGGAGTGGTTTCCTCATGACCAGCGGACGCGGCTTcgctgcggcggcggcccgACCCCGAGCGCTCCCGATGATGACGTCTCCCGTGCGATGACGTCACGGCGCTTCGTCCACAGTGTTTCTGTGGTCGGACGGGGCTgtggcacacacaaaaaaaaacaccgcTGCCATGACTTTAAACATGATTTGATCCCGCTGCAGGTAAGATCCCGCAGTGCATCACACTCGAAGAGCACACACGTTAGGGAGACAGGTCGTCCCGTCGGACGTTAACATCTCTGGGGGAAGGTTTAGACCGCCGAAGGTCGTGCTACGGGGGTAGCTAGGCTAGCCGGGTTGCTAACCCTTAGCCACACAGCGAGCCCTGTAGGATAGAGTTGAGATGTGTCAGGCGGCGTATCACGCCAGGAGGAGGGCAACGGTGGGTCTCAGATGAACCCACGTGTCCTACTAAGAGAATAACGGCTTATCTCATCTGCACTTATGTCACACACTGCAGCTCATGTCTCTGAATAgggctgctatggctgttattcatgtgtgtgtgtgtgtgtgtgtgtgtgtgcatgcattttggTTTAAGTTCTACCACAGCAGGATCTTGAATAAAGCAGTCGTACTGTGCCGCAGCAGATCCTCTAGGGAGGGGTCGAACGGATCTGTGAGACTATTGACAGCATAACAAGGGAGTCgtaacctgtgtgtttgtgtgtgtgtgccaacgaaCGAACAGGTTTCAGTTTGCGCACAGGAATGGCACTGTGTGCGCTGACCATGTTGGACGGGCTGGGAGACGAGATGACGGCGGCGGGCGGCGCCCTGATCCTGCTGCTGGCGATGGTCCTGGCCTGGCTGTCCACGCACGTGGCCGACCGGGGGGACCACATCCTGGGCACCATCCTGACCGTGGGGGCCCACGCCTCCCTCATCGGGCTGGGGGGCCACGACGGCTACAGCAGCGGCCCCGCCAGCTCGGACGCGCCCGAGCAGCAGAGCCCCCCGGCGTCCCAGGAGAACAagccggaggagggggggtcggagggcaggggggagggcgaggggaggggggagggcgaggggaggggggagggcggggcggACGTCGGCGCGGACAGACTGATGGACATACAGAGCAAACAGCAGCACACCTGCGCCCAGCACTCtcatgatgaggaggaggaggaggaggatgacgaagaggtggacgaggaggaggacgacacggaggaggacgaagaggacgaggaggtgggcgaggaagaggaggagaaaacgCCGGCCAAGCTGGGTTCCGCGGTCCCAGAatgcaccaccaccgccgccgccgccgcccccccccgccgtcaCAACCACCAGCAACATCTCCGTCCGTTTGAAGTTCCTGAACGACACCgaggaggtggcggtggtggcgccGCAGGAGACCGTGGGTCTGCTGAAAAGGTAAACAAAACCATCACAGATGTTGGACCcataccattttttttttccttcccgtTACCGATTCCGATTCCTGAACTTggagtatcggccgataccgagtaCATACCGAcacagcatctagcattgtaactaGTAATCGCatttgttcttattgaagggttctcttaggGTTACAGCAATGTACAGTCGGTTCACTTACTGTCGACAAAATATAGTTGACACTTACTTACTGCATTTTAGGCCGCATCAGAGGAATTGACGATACTGGTATCGGTAGCGTAACGCCCTTCTCGCCATTTTAcccacaatccctttctccctccctccctccctcgacaGCAAATTCTTCTCGGGCCGCGAGCAGCAGGTGAAGCTCATCTACCAGGGCCAGCTGCTGCAGGACCCCAAGCGCACGCTGTCCTCGCTCAACATCACGCACAACAGCGTCATCCACTGCCACGTCTCCCAGCtgctggcggcggcggagccggaggaggaggaggaggagagcggtgTCCCGCCCCCCGGGGGAGGGCGGGGCGTCCGGTGGGGCGTGTCTGGGGGGGTCCGGGCGGCGGGCGTGGCCCTCAGCACCAGCAGCCTGGTGGTGCCGGTGTTCGTGGTGATCCTGGCCGTGGTGTGGTACTTCCGCATCAACTACCGGCAGTTCTTCACGGCGCCCGCCACCATCTCCCTGGTCGGGGTGACGGTGTTCTTCAGCTTCCTCGTCTTCGGCATGCACGGCCGCTGAAGGGGGCGGGGCGTCGGGCCCGTCGTTAACCATGGAGGGAGAGCCCTGATTGGTCCGTTTTTCTGTCGGTGTGGGCGTAAACGTGTAAGGGACACGGACCAATCAGGGCGTCTGTGTAGATGCTACCTAGAAgactggaagtgtgtgtgtgtgtgcattcattcaTAAGTTGGGGAAAATGTACAGTTCAAGATGGTCATATGCAGTG comes from Gadus macrocephalus chromosome 2, ASM3116895v1 and encodes:
- the tmub2 gene encoding transmembrane and ubiquitin-like domain-containing protein 2 isoform X2, whose amino-acid sequence is MALCALTMLDGLGDEMTAAGGALILLLAMVLAWLSTHVADRGDHILGTILTVGAHASLIGLGGHDGYSSGPASSDAPEQQSPPASQENKPEEGGSEGRGEGEGRGEGEGRGEGGADVGADRLMDIQSKQQHTCAQHSHDEEEEEEDDEEVDEEEDDTEEDEEDEENAPPPPPPPPPPAVTTTSNISVRLKFLNDTEEVAVVAPQETVGLLKSKFFSGREQQVKLIYQGQLLQDPKRTLSSLNITHNSVIHCHVSQLLAAAEPEEEEEESGVPPPGGGRGVRWGVSGGVRAAGVALSTSSLVVPVFVVILAVVWYFRINYRQFFTAPATISLVGVTVFFSFLVFGMHGR
- the tmub2 gene encoding transmembrane and ubiquitin-like domain-containing protein 2 isoform X1; the encoded protein is MALCALTMLDGLGDEMTAAGGALILLLAMVLAWLSTHVADRGDHILGTILTVGAHASLIGLGGHDGYSSGPASSDAPEQQSPPASQENKPEEGGSEGRGEGEGRGEGEGRGEGGADVGADRLMDIQSKQQHTCAQHSHDEEEEEEDDEEVDEEEDDTEEDEEDEEVGEEEEEKTPAKLGSAVPECTTTAAAAAPPRRHNHQQHLRPFEVPERHRGGGGGGAAGDRGSAEKQILLGPRAAGEAHLPGPAAAGPQAHAVLAQHHAQQRHPLPRLPAAGGGGAGGGGGGERCPAPRGRAGRPVGRVWGGPGGGRGPQHQQPGGAGVRGDPGRGVVLPHQLPAVLHGARHHLPGRGDGVLQLPRLRHARPLKGAGRRARR